Sequence from the Wielerella bovis genome:
TTGTTTACTTCTAAATTAGTGGCGAAAACTGAACCTAAACAAGAAGAATTAGATTTTGCTGCCGTACCAGAAAAGTTTGAAGCTGTACCTGAACCGATTTTTGCTGAACCTGTTATTGAGCCTGAATTACCACAAACGGGTCATCCAACCTTGGTTGATGTGCAGGATTTGGAACAAAGCGAGTTGCTTTGGTTTGATAAGCGTTTTGATTTTATGGGTTATATTGCCTTGCGTGAACCCAAAGAATTGCACGCTATTCCACGTTTATCAGGTCGTCATCGTTTCCAAATTATTGGCTGCACTATGGACGGACGTTTTCAGGCTGCCGAGCCTATTCCTGGGGTAGCGTATCAAGCATTTGTGGTGGGTTTACAAGCCATTAGTCGCAATGGCTTGGCTGAAAAAGCAGAATTGGAATATTTTGCAAATCAAGTTCGCCAATTTGCCAATAAAATGGATGGTGTTTCCAGCACAGCAAACGTAGATACATTCTTGGAAATTGCTAGACCTTTGGATGAATTGTGCGCTCGTGTAGACCAAACGATTGCATTACATTTGGTATCACGCGCCACCGTTTTGGGAACAGAAATCCGTTCTGCAGTAGAAAAATCGGGTTTTGAATTGATGCCAGATGGCACGTTCTCATTGCAAAATATCAATGGTGAACCCAAATACACCATTGCTGCATTAGATGGAAGTGCATTTACCGAAGCCCTGTTAAGTAGCCAGCCTTACAAAGGTTTCAGTATGTTGTTCGACATTACACGTATTCCCGATGCAGAAGCCGATTTCAATGGTTTTATGACACTTGCCGTTCGTTTATCGGGTGAGTTGGGATTGGATTTGGTGGATGACCAAGTTCGCCAACTTTCTACCGATTGGCTCAAAGAAGTTCGCACTTATGTGGGTGCGCGACAACATGAAATGAACAAAGTTGGCATTGAACCAGGTAGCAACTTGGCAAAACGTTTATTTTCTTAAATTTTAAAATGAAGGCAGTCTGAAAATATTTTTCAGGCTGCCTTTTTATTATATAAATTAATTAGTTGAATAAATCACAAGTACCATCTTCCGCACAATTTGTTTTGCGATACAAACGAATCAAACGTGAGGTAGAAGCATCATGTTTTTGTGGGTCAATCGCACCTGTCAGTTCTGCCAAAATGGTTTTTGCCAACTGTTTACCCAATTCCACGCCCCATTGGTCAAAACTGTTGATACCCCAAATCACACCTTGCGTAAACACTTTGTGTTCATACATCGCAATCAGGCTGCCCATATTGCGAGGATTCACCTCGTCCATCAAAATCATATTAGTTGGGCGATTACCGCTGAATGTTTTGTGTGGTACAAGTGTTTCAATTTGCTCATCTGACAAACCTTGAGCTTGTAATTCTGCGCGTGCTTCTTCGGGTGTTTTACCGCGCATAAAGGCTTCTGCTTGGGCAAATACGTTGCTCAATAAAATTTCGTGATGACCTGGTAAATTGCTGCGTTTGGTCAATGATGCAATCAAATCAATCGGCGTAACGTGTGTGCCTTGGTGCAATAATTGGAAGAAAGCATGTTGCCCATTGATGCCTGTTTCGCCCCAAATAATTGGACCTGTTTCAGTTGCCACAGGTTCGCCACCCATTTTGACTTGTTTGCCATTGGATTCCATATCCAGTTGCTGAATAAATTTAGGCAAACGGTGCAAATGTTGGTCATAGGGTGCGATGACATGGCTGCCTCCACCGTAAAAATTAATGTACCAAATGCCAATTAAGCCAAGTAATACGGGCAGATTTTTTTCCAATGGTGCGTTGATAAAATGATTGTCCATCAAATGTGCACCGTTGAGCATTTCAATGAAATTTTCTTCGCCCAAATACAGCATAATCGGTAAACCAATCGCTGACCACAAGCTGTATCGTCCGCCTACCCAATCCCAAAATTCAAACATATGGTCGGTATCAATGCCAAATTTTGCTACTTCTGCTTTATTGGTAGATACCGCAACGAAATGTTTAGCAATGTCTTTTTCGCTACCTTCTTTCAAGAACCATTGGCGTGCTGTGTTGGCATTGGTAATGGTTTCTTGCGTGGTAAAGGTTTTAGAGGCAATGATAAATAATGTGGTTTCTGGATGCACTCTTTCCAACACATCGCGCAGTTGTGCGCCGTCCACATTGGATACAAAGTGCATATTCAAACGCGGATGTCCAAAACCTTTGAGCGCGGTACACATCATCAAAGGACCTAAATCCGAGCCACCAATACCAATATTGACCACATCGGTAATCACTTGATTGGTGTAGCCTAACCATTCGCCGCTACGAACGGCATGTGAAAATTCGCCCATACGACGCAAAACATCGTTTACTTGCGGCATCACATCTTCGCCATCTACCAAAATAGGATTATTGGTACGATTGCGCAAGGCAACGTGCAACACGGCACGATTTTCCGTTTGATTGATTTTTTCGCCACGGAACATTTGTTGCATGCGTTCTGGTAAACCTGCTTGCTTGGCTAATTCAACTAAATTGCCCAAAATTTCATCATTGATGCGGTTTTTAGAAAAATCCACATGAATGCCGCCCACTTCTAAACAATAGCGTTCTGCGCATTGTGGGTCTTGTTCAAATTGGTCGCGCATTTGGATATGTTTGCTTTGTTCAAAGTTTTGTTGCAAGGCTTGCCATGCTGGAAAATCAATAGGTTGTGCCATGTTATTGTCCTTAATTGTTACTTGTTTGAAATAATACTACAAATAGAATTATAAAGCGAAGTTTCAAAAAAAGGCAGCCTGAAAACTATTTTTTTTTGCGTTTTCAGGCTGCCTTTATGGATTATGATGAATGATGATGCTCATCCATACGATGACGAATCACGCTACGCTTGCCTTTTTCCAGTTGCAAGCTGGCAGTTTCGCCCAATCTCAACGCCAAACCAATCGCCAAAATATCTATAATCGCCAGTTGCAACAAACGCGATACCATTGGCGTGTAGCGCGTGCTGTCTTCTTGTGCGGTTACGGCTAATACGCAATCGGCAAGTTGTGCCAATGGGCTGTCGGTACGGGTAATGGCAATGACTTGTGCGCCGTTTTCTTTGGCGATGCTGACCGCATCCAGCACTTCAATAGACGAACCTGAATTGGAAATAACCACCAGTACATCTTGCGGACTGAGTACCGCCGCAGCCATTAACTGAATATGTGTGTCAGAATAAGCAACGGTGGAAATGCCGAAACGGAAAAATTTATGTTGTGCATCTTGTGCCACAATGCCTGAATTGCCAACGCCATAAAATTCAATGCGCCGTGCGTGAGTCAGCATGGCAATGGCGTTTTCCAATTCGCTTTCTTTCAGGCTGCGTCTTGCGCCCAATAAGGCGGCGGCAGTGTTACCCAATACTTTTTCCATTACTTCACTCATGCTGTCATCGGTGTTCAATTCTTCGTGAACATAGGGCAGACCTGAATGGCTGATGCTGGCAGAAAGTGCAAGTTTAAATTCGGGTAAACCCTTGTAATTCAAGCTGCGACAAAAGCGAATAACGGTGGGTTGTGATACTTGGGCGCGGTCGGCAATTTCGGCAACGGCGGCATGCACAAACCATTTAGGTTCAGCCAGCGCACATTCGCCAACTTTGCGTTCTGCGGCAGATAGGCTTTCCAATTTTTCACTGATATTGCTTAACATAATTGTTCTTCCAGTTTAGTTTGCGTTGATTTTTTGGGTTTCAGGCTGCATTAAATAGGCAGCCTGAAATATTTATTCTCAGTTGTATAGTAGATTAGGCAGCCTGAAAATACCGCTGCAACAACATCAATGCCGACAACACTCGCGCATCGCCAAATTCAGCATCATCAATCAAATCATTCAATTGTGCCAATGGAATAGACACAGGTATCAGCGGTTCAGGTTCATCGCCTTGTCGTTTGGACGGATACAAATCCTGTGCAATAAAAACGTGCATCGGGCTATACATATGACTAGGCGATGAATACAACACGCGCAAAGGTGTGATAGTGTGCGCGCCCATACCGATTTCTTCTTGTAATTCACGATTGGCAGCTTGTTCTGGTGTTTCGTTCGCATCAATTAAACCTTTAATACAGGTCAATTCATGGCGTTCCGTGCCAACTGCGTATTCCCGAATCAGTGTCAAACAATCGTCCATAATCGGCAACACCATCACCGATGGACGGCGCGCTGGGGTCAGTCGCTCATAAGTGCGTTCCACGCCATTGCTAAAACGCAAATCCACCGATTGCACTTCAAACACGGCGGTTTTGGCAGCGGTGCGGACAGCTAAAATTTCGGGACGAATTTGCGTACTGTGCAAAATAGACATGGTAAAACTTTCTTGAATTATTTTTCAGGCTGCCTTTATTTAATCATCATATATTATTAAGGCAGCCTGAAAGCATTATAAAAAACAAAATTACATTTGACTACATATTATTTAAATGATTTTCCAATGCCACCGCTGCGCCTGTGATGCCAGGGTATTTGCTCAACACCACATAAACAGGAATGGTCGCCAAATATGCATCAAAACGTCCTTTGTTGTCAAAGCGATTGCGGAATGGCGAATATTTGAAATAATCAATAAAACGCGGAATGATGCCGCCGCACAAATACACGCCACCACGCGCACCCAAAGTCAAGGCTAAATTAGATGCCACCGTGCCGAGCATGGCGCAGAAAATATCCAAAGTTAAACGACACAAAGGCGATGTGCCGCTCAACGCACGTTCGCTGATTTCAGCAGGAGTCAAAGTTTGACGTTTTACGCCTTCGCGTTCTGCCAAAGCTTCGTAAATCAACACTAAACCTGCGCCGCTCAAAAAACGTTCGGCAGAAACGTGCCCAAATTTTTTCTTGGCGTATTGCCACACCATCACTTCGGCATCGTCAAATGGGGGAAAGCTGACGTGTCCGCCTTCGCCTGCCAAAGGAATGTAGCCACTTGGCGATGGAATCAAACCGCTCACGCCCAAACCTGTTCCAGGCCCTAAAACTGCTTTGGGTGCGTCTTCTTCGGCTTGCATACCACCAATTTGTACTAAATCGGCAGGGTCGGTTTTGGTAATGGCGAGTGCTTGCGCGGTAAAATCGTTGATAAACAACAAGGTTTCCAAATGCAAGGCTTGGCGTGTGGTTTCAATGGAAAACGACCAATGGTGGTTGGTCATTTGCAACCAGTCGCCAAACACGGGATTGGCAATGGCAACCGCTGCATGTTTAATCACTGGGCTGCCTGCACGTTTCAAATATTCTTTAACCGCATCTACAATCGTGTTGTAATCATTGCACGGTAATACTTCAATTTTTTCAAAAACTTGATTTGCTGTTTCCAATGCAAAACGGGCATTAGTGCCACCAATGTCGGCAACCAAACGGGGAAAATTAGTCGTTGTAGATGACATGAGTTTCTACCTTGTGTGAATTTAAAACATAACTAACAGGGAAAGTTTGTGTGGCAGCCTGAACTGCTTGCTCGTATACGGCACGTTTTTCTGCACCTGCGATGGCTAAATACACAAACGGCGTGGCTTCAATCGCGGCAAGTGTCATGCTGATGCGTTCGTGTGGCGCGGTAATGGGCGTGGTATGCAACAAGGGTTGCGGATAATCTGCGCGAATGGCATCGGCAAATTGTGGTGCTTGGGGGAAAATGCTGGCGGTGTGTCCATCGCCACCCATACCCAAAATCAATACATCAGGTTGCGTGTAATGTTGCAACGCAAATTCAACGGCTTGCGCGGTATTTTTCAGGCTGCCTTCGGTGGCATCATCGGCAATAACAGGCAACCATTTTGCTTTTTGTGCTTGATTTTGCAACAAATATTGTCGCACCAAACCTGTGTTGCTATCAGCGTGATGTGTCGGCACAACGCGCTCGTCCACCAAAGTAATATTGACGCGCTCCCAAGCCAAATCCATTTGATTGAGTGCTTGAAAAAAAGCAATTGGCGATTTGCCACCCGATATGGCAAGTGTGGCACGTTCTTGTTTTGCCAACACATCACGCAGATTTTGGGCAACTTGTTGCGCCAAATATTCTGCCGATTGGGTGGCATTTTCTGTTTGTGTGAATTGAACCATAATTGTTCCTTGTGATGATTGGTAATGATTTTTTCAGGCTGCCTGAAAGCCTATGTTTAGATATTTTAAATGACCGCAAACCCTAATTTCACGGCAAAAGTACAAAATAATAAGCCAACCAAAGCTAAACCTGCCGCGCCAACTTTGGGTTTACCGCCAAACCATGTTGCCAATTTGCTGCCTGCGATTGCTAGCATAAACAAATAACACATGCTGACCACTTGCAAAGTGATTGCCAACAATAAAAAACTCAACGCAGGATGCGGATAATTGGGGTCAACAAACGGGATAAAAAACGATAGGAAAAACAAAATCGCTTTTGGATTCATCAAACTCAATGTTAAAGCGTGTTTGAACACATTTTCGTGTGGCTGTTCAGATGTTATTTGCATGGTTTGTTCAGGCTGCCTATTGGGTGGTGGATTGGATAAGGCAGCCTGAAAACCTTGCCACGCATCGCGCAACATTTGCACACCCAAGTACGCCAAATACAAACCTCCGATTATTTTTAACACATTGAATAACATGGGATTGGTTCGTAAAACCGAAGCTGCACCCCCAGCGGCTAATGCCATTAGAATGCTGTCGCCAATAAAAACCGCTGCCATGGTTTTAGTCGCTTCACGCACGCCTGAACGTGTTGCTACTGCCAAACAATACATGGAGTTTGGGCCAGGCAAAAAAATAATCGTCAAGACCCCAATGAAATACAAAGGGTAATCTACAATGCCATACATAATTTTCTCGTTTACACCCTTTTCAGGCTGCCTTTTAGGGCTAATAGCAGTCGTAGGTCAAATTCCAACCTACGACATAAAAAAGAATGCAAATTCTTATTTTGCTTCTACTGGCACAACATTGGACTGACTAGATGCAGAAGGTGCATTGCTTGAACATTCCACCGCATTTTTGTAGGTAACACGACCTGATAATGCAGCCAATTCTTTCATACTCAATTTGCGGTCGCCATTGGTATCCAAAGTGTGAAATGTTTTGAGGCTGCCACGATTGAAATCACGCTCGAATGCTTTAACACCATTCATGTGTTTCCATTCATGTAAGCTGATTTGACCATCTTTGTTTTTATCCAAACGCTTACCAAATGCTTCCACCGCAGAAGTATTTTGACACGCCATAGCGCCAGAAGTTGCAGCTAATAATACAGTTGCTAAAATTGCTTTTACTTTCATCGTATTTCCTTCTAATATAATTGAATAAATAGGCAGCCTGAAAACTATTTTGCCTTTTTCAGGCTGCCTTATTTTATCGTGTACCCAAAAGGCTGCCTGAAAAATTACGCTTGGTCTTCCAACCACGCATTGCCATCACGCGCCAATAAATCTTGCGCTTCTTTCGGGCCCCAGCTATTTGCCGCATAACCATAAGGTTTAATTGGCGAAACCGCCCAATTATCCAAAATCGGCATCACCCATTCCCACGCTTTTTCCAATTCATCGCGGCGATTAAATAAGCCCAAACGCCCATCAATCACTTCACGCAACAGCAATTCATAGGCTTCGGCACGGCGGGCATCGGACACTTTGCCCATGTCCAACACCATTTCCGCAGGCTGCACGTCCAAACCGCTACCCACTTGTTTCACATACAATTTCAATGAAATCGTCTCATCGGGCTGCAAACTAATCACCAAACGATTGGGATTGGCACCAAACAAACCGTTTTCTTGTTCCTTGAAATTCAACACAATTTCTGCGGAACGCGCCGCCAAGCGTTTGCCCGTGCGCAAATAAAACGGCACACCCGCCCAACGTGGCGTATCAATTTCAGCGCGAATGGCAACATAAGTCTCGGTGCGGCTGTCGGCTGGCACATTGTTTTCCTGCAAATACCCTTTCAGGCTGCCTGAATCGGTGTATTGGGCGCGAATCACGTTTTTGTCCACATCGGCAGAAGTCATCGGTTTTAAGGCTGCCACGACTTTTAATTTTTCATCGCGCACATCGTCTGCATCCAAAGATTTGGGTTTTTCCATTGCGACAAAGCATAGCATTTGCATAATGTGGTTTTGCACCATATCGCGCAATGCACCTGTGATGTCGTAAAACTCGCCGCGTTCTTCCACGCCCAATTGTTCGGCGATGGTAATTTGTACGGATTTGACAAAATCTTTGTTCCAAACTTGTTCAAAAAACACATTGCCAAAACGCAAAGGCAAAACATTTTGCAAACTTTCTTTGCCCAAATAATGGTCAATGCGGTAAATCTGATTTTCTTGGAAATAGTGCGCCACATCGGTGTTGATTTCTTGCGATGATTGCAAATCTGTACCAAGTGGTTTTTCCAAAACAATACGAACATTGTCGGCATTCAAGCCCACGTTTGCCAAATTTTTGCAAGCAGGCGCGAAAAATTTGGGCGCGGTGGACAGGTAAATAATCACATTGTCGGTTTCGGTACGCGCTTTAACGATTTTACTCAATTCAGTAAAGTGTTCAGGCGTGTTCACATCTACGGTTAAATATTGAAGGCGCGCAATGAACGATGCCCACAATTCCTCGCTAAAATTTTTCTTCACATGAATTTTGCTATCAGTTTCCACTTTTGCCAAAAATTGAGCCGTATCAAATTGGCTGCGCGATACGCCCAAAATGCGACCTTGCGGATGCAATAAACCTGCTGCGTGTGCTTGATACAAACAGGGCAATAATTTGCGCATTGCCAAATCGCCCGTTGCGCCAAAAATAACCATGTCAAAATTATTTAATTGTTGGGACATTTTTGATTCCTTTCGGATAAAAGTGAGTAGAAATAAACAAAATTCTTTAATAACGCAGCCTGAAAACAGCTTATTTTTCTTTTCAGGCTGCTTTTTTACTGAAATTATATTGCCAATCAATAGACCAAAATAAGGGTTTTACACGGATTTCAGGCTGCCTTTTGGCATAGATTATTTAAATGCAGCCTGAAAGTATCTTTCCTCCTAGTAGCAATACTACACATTATTACACTTATTGTATATGATTAAATTTGGCAAGAATTTGATATAGCACAGCAAATAGTCTGATTTTATCCGCAAAATGTTGTAAAATTACAGCAATGGTTGCGCTATTTTCAGGCTGCCTTTTTCCAATTTATTTGTAACAATGCTACAAAAAACCGTTATAATCATACCATTAAATTAGCTTATAAGGATAAAACCACATGACAAATCTGCACCCTAAATTAGCGGAAATTACCAACCGTATTATTGAACGCTCACGCCCCACTCGTGAAGCCTATTTGGAACGGATTCGCGCACAAAAACAACAAGGTCGTGTGGAGCGCGACCAACTGGGTTGTTCCAATTTGGCGCATGGTTACGCGGCAATGCCCAAAACCATCAAAATTGAAATGCAAAAAGAAAATGTGCCTAATTTGGGTATGATTACGGCATACAACGACATGGTGTCGGCGCATCAGCCATTTAAAGATTTTCCTGATTGGGTTAAAGATGAAGTGGCAAAACATGGTGCAACCGCGCAAGTGGCTGGGGGTACGCCTGCGATGTGTGATGGCATCACGCAAGGTTATGAAGGCATGGAATTGTCGCTGTTTTCGCGTGATGTGATTGCGATGAGTACAGCGGTGGGTTTGTCGCATCAAATGTTTGATGGTGCGTTATTTTTTGGCGTGTGCGACAAAATTGTGCCGGGGTTGGTGATTGGTGCATTATCGTGCGGTCATATTCCTGCGATTTTCACGCCAGCAGGTCCAATGGTCAGCGGCATCGGCAACAAAGAAAAAGCGCGTACACGTCAATTATTTGCAGAAGGTAAAGTAGGACGCGATGCATTGCTGGAAAGCGAAATGGGTTCGTATCATAGCCCTGGTACTTGCACATTCTATGGTACGGCAAATTCCAATCAAATGATGATGGAATTTATGGGTTTGCATTTGCCAGCAGCAGCATTCTTTAATCCTTATACGCCTATGCGTGAAGCTTTAACACGTCATGCAGCAGCACATTTGGCGCAAAGTGTGAAAAATGGTACAGCCAAACCGATTGGCGAAATGTTGAGCGAAAAATCGTTTATCAACGCATTGATTGGTTTGATGGCAACAGGCGGTTCAACCAATCACACCATGCACTTGGTGGCAATGGCACGCGCGGCGGGTGTGATTTTGAATTGGGATGATTTTGATGAAATTTCGGCGATTGTGCCCTTGTTGATTCGCGTGTATCCAAACGGTCAAGCGGACGTGAATCATTTTGCGGCGGCAGGCGGTTTGCCATTTGTGATTCGTGAGTTGCGTAATGCAGGTTTGCTGCATGATGATGTGGACACGGTGGTGGGTCATGGTATGCAAGCCTATACACAAGAACCATTTTTGTTGGACGGCAAATTGGTGTGGCAAGATGCAGTAGCAGAAAGTCGCGATGAAAATATTTTGCGCACGATTGACAATCCATTCTCGCCTGATGGTGGTTTGCGTTTGATGAAAGGTAATATTGGTCGCAGCGTGATTAAAGTATCAGCAATGCGTCCAAACAGTTTTGAAATTGAAGCACCTGCGATTGTATTTGATGACCAACGTGATGTGTTGGCAGCATTTGAACGTGGCGAATTGGATGGCAAAGATTTTGTGTGCGTGGTGCGTTATCAAGGTGCGCGTGCCAATGGTATGCCTGAATTACATAAATTGACACCGCCATTGGCTATTTTGCAAGACCGTGGACAAAAAGTGGCGTTGGTTACTGATGGTCGTATGTCTGGCGCATCGGGCAAAGTTCCTGCGGCAATTCATGTTTCTCCAGAAGCCTTGATGGGTGGCAATATTGGCAGAATTCGTACGGGCGATATGATTCGTTTTAATGCGCATACGGGTGAATTGAATGTGTTGGTGAATGAACGTGAATTTAAAGCGCGTAGCGTGCCAGCACCTGATTTGTCTCGCAATGCCCACGGCATTGGACGAGAGTTGTTCGCAGGTTTCCGCAGCCATGCCAGCAGCGCGGAAACGGGTGCAATGAGTTTTGGCGGTGATTTTGCTTAATTATTTTCAGGCAGCCTGAAAACAAATATGGAACGTTAAATCTCAAGTTTAACGTTCCATTTTTATGGATGGAAACCTTTATAAAAGGCAGCCTGAAACCTTTCAGGCTGCCTTTTTATTATAAAAACATTACAAGTAGAATTTCTCAATCACATTCAATTTGTCGTCCAGTTTATACACCAAAGGCTGACCCGTTGGGATTTCCAAATCCATAATGTCTTCATCAGAAATGCCTTCAATGTGTTTAGCCAATGCACGCAAAGAATTGCCGTGTGCAGCAATCAAAACGCGTTTGCCTGACAAAATAGCTGGGGCGATTTGGTCATGCCAAAATGGTAAAACACGCTCCAAAGTAACTTTCAAATTTTCGCCATCGGGTACAACATCGGCTGGCAAGTTGGCATAGCGACGGTCGTTATGCGCTGAAAACTCATCATTTTTATCCAACAAAGGTGGCAATGTATCGTAGCTGCGACGCCAAATGTGAACTTGTTCATCGCCATATTTTTCGGCAGTTTGTTTTTTGTCCATGCCTTGCAATGCACCGTAATGACGTTCGTTCAAACGCCAAGATTTGATTTGTGGTACAAACAGTTGGTCGCTTTCTTCCAACACGATGTTGCAAGTTTTGATGGCGCGCGTTAAAACGGATGTGAAGGCAATATCAAATTCGTAGCCGTGTTCTTTCAATTTTTTGCCAGCAGCGGCAGCCTCTGCCAAGCCTTGTTCTGACAATTTGACATCGCGCCAACCTGTGAACAAGTTTTTCGCATTCCATTCGCTTTGACCGTGGCGGATAAATACCAATTCCATAAGTGCTTCCTTTGTTGTTTGTAGGTAGAAAAGTAGCTTTATAACAAAATTTGCTTGTTTTTGCTATATAGGCAGCCTGAAAACCGATTTTTCTTGTTTTCAGGCTGCCTATAGATTGGGTTACGAATAAAAACGTGGGACACAAAATAAATTGTGTCCCATTTGAAGTTACAATACAAGTATCAAAAGAG
This genomic interval carries:
- the pgi gene encoding glucose-6-phosphate isomerase, whose protein sequence is MAQPIDFPAWQALQQNFEQSKHIQMRDQFEQDPQCAERYCLEVGGIHVDFSKNRINDEILGNLVELAKQAGLPERMQQMFRGEKINQTENRAVLHVALRNRTNNPILVDGEDVMPQVNDVLRRMGEFSHAVRSGEWLGYTNQVITDVVNIGIGGSDLGPLMMCTALKGFGHPRLNMHFVSNVDGAQLRDVLERVHPETTLFIIASKTFTTQETITNANTARQWFLKEGSEKDIAKHFVAVSTNKAEVAKFGIDTDHMFEFWDWVGGRYSLWSAIGLPIMLYLGEENFIEMLNGAHLMDNHFINAPLEKNLPVLLGLIGIWYINFYGGGSHVIAPYDQHLHRLPKFIQQLDMESNGKQVKMGGEPVATETGPIIWGETGINGQHAFFQLLHQGTHVTPIDLIASLTKRSNLPGHHEILLSNVFAQAEAFMRGKTPEEARAELQAQGLSDEQIETLVPHKTFSGNRPTNMILMDEVNPRNMGSLIAMYEHKVFTQGVIWGINSFDQWGVELGKQLAKTILAELTGAIDPQKHDASTSRLIRLYRKTNCAEDGTCDLFN
- the zwf gene encoding glucose-6-phosphate dehydrogenase produces the protein MSQQLNNFDMVIFGATGDLAMRKLLPCLYQAHAAGLLHPQGRILGVSRSQFDTAQFLAKVETDSKIHVKKNFSEELWASFIARLQYLTVDVNTPEHFTELSKIVKARTETDNVIIYLSTAPKFFAPACKNLANVGLNADNVRIVLEKPLGTDLQSSQEINTDVAHYFQENQIYRIDHYLGKESLQNVLPLRFGNVFFEQVWNKDFVKSVQITIAEQLGVEERGEFYDITGALRDMVQNHIMQMLCFVAMEKPKSLDADDVRDEKLKVVAALKPMTSADVDKNVIRAQYTDSGSLKGYLQENNVPADSRTETYVAIRAEIDTPRWAGVPFYLRTGKRLAARSAEIVLNFKEQENGLFGANPNRLVISLQPDETISLKLYVKQVGSGLDVQPAEMVLDMGKVSDARRAEAYELLLREVIDGRLGLFNRRDELEKAWEWVMPILDNWAVSPIKPYGYAANSWGPKEAQDLLARDGNAWLEDQA
- a CDS encoding SIS domain-containing protein, with product MLSNISEKLESLSAAERKVGECALAEPKWFVHAAVAEIADRAQVSQPTVIRFCRSLNYKGLPEFKLALSASISHSGLPYVHEELNTDDSMSEVMEKVLGNTAAALLGARRSLKESELENAIAMLTHARRIEFYGVGNSGIVAQDAQHKFFRFGISTVAYSDTHIQLMAAAVLSPQDVLVVISNSGSSIEVLDAVSIAKENGAQVIAITRTDSPLAQLADCVLAVTAQEDSTRYTPMVSRLLQLAIIDILAIGLALRLGETASLQLEKGKRSVIRHRMDEHHHSS
- a CDS encoding EF-hand domain-containing protein, whose amino-acid sequence is MKVKAILATVLLAATSGAMACQNTSAVEAFGKRLDKNKDGQISLHEWKHMNGVKAFERDFNRGSLKTFHTLDTNGDRKLSMKELAALSGRVTYKNAVECSSNAPSASSQSNVVPVEAK
- the leuE gene encoding leucine efflux protein LeuE: MYGIVDYPLYFIGVLTIIFLPGPNSMYCLAVATRSGVREATKTMAAVFIGDSILMALAAGGAASVLRTNPMLFNVLKIIGGLYLAYLGVQMLRDAWQGFQAALSNPPPNRQPEQTMQITSEQPHENVFKHALTLSLMNPKAILFFLSFFIPFVDPNYPHPALSFLLLAITLQVVSMCYLFMLAIAGSKLATWFGGKPKVGAAGLALVGLLFCTFAVKLGFAVI
- the nudE gene encoding ADP compounds hydrolase NudE, whose translation is MSILHSTQIRPEILAVRTAAKTAVFEVQSVDLRFSNGVERTYERLTPARRPSVMVLPIMDDCLTLIREYAVGTERHELTCIKGLIDANETPEQAANRELQEEIGMGAHTITPLRVLYSSPSHMYSPMHVFIAQDLYPSKRQGDEPEPLIPVSIPLAQLNDLIDDAEFGDARVLSALMLLQRYFQAA
- a CDS encoding glucokinase, whose amino-acid sequence is MSSTTTNFPRLVADIGGTNARFALETANQVFEKIEVLPCNDYNTIVDAVKEYLKRAGSPVIKHAAVAIANPVFGDWLQMTNHHWSFSIETTRQALHLETLLFINDFTAQALAITKTDPADLVQIGGMQAEEDAPKAVLGPGTGLGVSGLIPSPSGYIPLAGEGGHVSFPPFDDAEVMVWQYAKKKFGHVSAERFLSGAGLVLIYEALAEREGVKRQTLTPAEISERALSGTSPLCRLTLDIFCAMLGTVASNLALTLGARGGVYLCGGIIPRFIDYFKYSPFRNRFDNKGRFDAYLATIPVYVVLSKYPGITGAAVALENHLNNM
- the pgl gene encoding 6-phosphogluconolactonase, producing the protein MVQFTQTENATQSAEYLAQQVAQNLRDVLAKQERATLAISGGKSPIAFFQALNQMDLAWERVNITLVDERVVPTHHADSNTGLVRQYLLQNQAQKAKWLPVIADDATEGSLKNTAQAVEFALQHYTQPDVLILGMGGDGHTASIFPQAPQFADAIRADYPQPLLHTTPITAPHERISMTLAAIEATPFVYLAIAGAEKRAVYEQAVQAATQTFPVSYVLNSHKVETHVIYND
- a CDS encoding cell division protein ZipA C-terminal FtsZ-binding domain-containing protein → MIIIILLLTVLLAVVAYNMYQENQYRQRIRNQFGHADDDALLDSNTLSVRDGQSLQSSGLRRAAVKTNPTQSEQSDTDAIAELDTRFADTRATEADKQDNSVVEVEEIVQDAHDVEETITITTQNDDMVERTLLNKLSTHAENQPVFSVIDELPQQTEPQSNSTGSTHVISETTSKIKSLFTSKLVAKTEPKQEELDFAAVPEKFEAVPEPIFAEPVIEPELPQTGHPTLVDVQDLEQSELLWFDKRFDFMGYIALREPKELHAIPRLSGRHRFQIIGCTMDGRFQAAEPIPGVAYQAFVVGLQAISRNGLAEKAELEYFANQVRQFANKMDGVSSTANVDTFLEIARPLDELCARVDQTIALHLVSRATVLGTEIRSAVEKSGFELMPDGTFSLQNINGEPKYTIAALDGSAFTEALLSSQPYKGFSMLFDITRIPDAEADFNGFMTLAVRLSGELGLDLVDDQVRQLSTDWLKEVRTYVGARQHEMNKVGIEPGSNLAKRLFS